The following proteins are encoded in a genomic region of Ornithinibacillus sp. 4-3:
- a CDS encoding M16 family metallopeptidase — MVVKHTGKNGLRIVLEKVPFVRSVSIGIWILTGSRNESAENNGISHFLEHMLFKGTKKRNAQDIAEAFDSIGGQVNAFTAKEYTCYYAKVLDHHKEYALEILSDMFFNSIFDEEELEREKNVVLEEIKMAEDTPDDIIHDLLEKTSFANHPLGNPILGKEDTVQAFHREKLQEYMKNHYIPENMVISIAGNVDESFIQTVEDAFHHFQETGTSMKVKAPHFSAGRIERNKDTEQAHICLGYRGLALEDESIYSLIMLNNLLGGSMSSRLFQEIREKRGLAYSVFSYPSTYMDSGLLTIYAGTSKDQLSLLENTIQDTIEQLVKNGITDKELTNNKEQLKGNLLLSLESSSSIMSRNGKNELLLGRERPIDEMVQAIDMVTKESIQFVIEKIFKQSASRALIFPN; from the coding sequence ATGGTAGTAAAGCATACAGGAAAAAATGGTTTAAGAATCGTATTAGAGAAAGTGCCTTTTGTTCGTTCGGTATCCATAGGAATTTGGATTTTAACTGGCTCACGTAATGAATCAGCAGAAAATAACGGGATTTCTCATTTCTTAGAACATATGCTATTTAAAGGGACTAAAAAACGAAATGCACAAGATATCGCTGAAGCATTTGATTCGATTGGCGGACAAGTCAACGCATTTACAGCAAAGGAATACACATGCTATTATGCAAAAGTGTTAGATCATCATAAAGAATATGCATTAGAGATTCTATCAGATATGTTTTTTAATTCTATTTTTGATGAAGAGGAATTAGAGCGAGAGAAGAATGTAGTACTAGAAGAAATCAAAATGGCAGAAGATACACCAGATGATATTATTCATGATTTATTAGAAAAAACATCATTTGCTAATCATCCATTAGGAAATCCTATTTTAGGTAAAGAGGATACTGTTCAAGCATTTCATAGAGAAAAGCTACAAGAATACATGAAGAATCACTATATTCCAGAAAATATGGTTATTTCAATTGCTGGTAATGTTGATGAGTCATTTATTCAAACAGTAGAAGATGCTTTTCATCATTTTCAGGAAACTGGTACAAGTATGAAGGTAAAAGCACCTCATTTTTCGGCAGGTAGAATTGAGCGAAACAAGGATACGGAACAAGCACATATTTGTTTAGGATATCGTGGACTTGCTTTGGAGGATGAATCTATTTATAGTCTTATTATGTTAAACAATCTTTTAGGTGGCAGTATGAGTTCACGTCTATTTCAAGAAATTCGTGAAAAACGCGGTTTAGCATACTCTGTTTTTTCCTATCCTTCCACTTATATGGATAGTGGTTTACTGACGATTTATGCAGGGACAAGTAAAGACCAGCTATCCCTTTTAGAAAATACCATTCAAGATACGATTGAACAATTGGTTAAAAACGGAATAACAGATAAAGAGTTAACCAATAACAAAGAACAATTAAAAGGAAACCTTCTTTTAAGTCTGGAAAGCTCTAGTAGCATTATGTCTCGTAATGGAAAAAATGAGCTATTATTAGGTAGAGAGCGTCCAATTGATGAAATGGTGCAAGCTATTGACATGGTTACAAAGGAATCCATTCAATTTGTGATTGAAAAGATCTTCAAACAATCAGCATCCAGAGCATTGATTTTCCCTAATTAA
- a CDS encoding YlmC/YmxH family sporulation protein: MRFSEISSKEIVNITTGTKLGMLGHTDLEINAETGEIRAFILPNYKWFGIKKEASEFKINWNAISKIGEDMIMIEEQEG, translated from the coding sequence ATGCGTTTTAGCGAAATTAGCAGTAAAGAAATAGTCAACATTACAACAGGAACTAAATTAGGAATGCTAGGACATACTGATTTAGAGATAAATGCAGAGACAGGAGAAATTCGTGCATTTATTTTGCCAAACTACAAATGGTTTGGCATAAAAAAAGAAGCAAGTGAATTTAAGATTAATTGGAATGCGATAAGCAAAATTGGTGAAGATATGATTATGATTGAGGAACAAGAAGGTTAA
- a CDS encoding aspartate-semialdehyde dehydrogenase has translation MAKKAAYNVAILGATGAVGQKILNLLEKDKLPINELKLLSSARSAGAKLTFLDKEITVEEATPESFENIDIALFSAGGSVSKKLAPEAIKRGAVVIDNTSAFRMDEDTPLVVPEVNPEALKDHKGLIANPNCSTIQMMVALKPVKDAFGLKRIIVSTYQAVSGAGLQAIEELKTQTKQYLNGEEMEANILPAGSDKKHFPIAFNALPQIDVFGENGYTAEEMKMINETKKILSAPELSVAATCVRLPVVSSHAESIYIELDQEDVTVADLHKVFSNAEGLVLEDDITTQTYPTPLAAADKEEVFVGRVRKDLDHKNGFHLWVVTDNIVKGAALNTIQIAESLLEQDLI, from the coding sequence ATGGCTAAAAAAGCGGCGTATAATGTAGCGATTTTAGGTGCTACTGGAGCAGTAGGTCAAAAAATTTTAAACCTATTAGAAAAGGACAAATTACCAATTAATGAATTAAAGTTATTATCTTCAGCACGTTCTGCTGGAGCGAAATTAACTTTTCTAGATAAAGAGATTACCGTAGAAGAAGCAACACCAGAAAGTTTTGAAAATATTGATATTGCATTATTTTCAGCAGGAGGCAGTGTTTCTAAGAAGCTTGCACCTGAAGCAATTAAACGTGGTGCAGTAGTTATTGATAATACAAGTGCATTCCGTATGGATGAAGATACGCCATTAGTAGTTCCAGAGGTAAACCCTGAGGCATTAAAAGATCATAAAGGATTAATTGCCAATCCAAACTGTTCGACGATCCAAATGATGGTTGCATTAAAGCCAGTTAAAGATGCATTCGGTCTAAAGCGAATTATTGTATCTACATATCAAGCGGTATCTGGAGCAGGCTTACAAGCAATTGAAGAATTAAAAACACAAACAAAGCAATATTTAAATGGTGAAGAGATGGAAGCAAATATTTTACCAGCTGGCTCAGATAAGAAGCATTTTCCAATTGCTTTTAATGCGCTTCCTCAAATTGATGTATTTGGAGAAAATGGATATACAGCAGAAGAAATGAAAATGATTAATGAAACGAAGAAAATTTTGAGTGCACCAGAATTATCTGTTGCTGCTACTTGCGTTCGTTTACCAGTTGTTTCATCGCATGCAGAAAGCATCTATATTGAGCTGGATCAGGAAGATGTAACTGTTGCTGACCTTCACAAGGTATTTAGTAATGCAGAAGGACTTGTATTAGAGGATGATATTACAACTCAAACATATCCAACACCACTTGCAGCTGCAGATAAAGAAGAAGTATTTGTTGGTCGTGTACGTAAAGATTTAGATCATAAAAATGGATTCCATCTGTGGGTAGTAACAGATAATATTGTAAAAGGTGCTGCATTAAACACGATTCAAATTGCTGAATCTCTATTGGAGCAAGATTTAATTTAG
- a CDS encoding ClpP family protease — protein MSEKEKEKENSNPAVSSPLMETIQQLGQTNIPQAPDSNVHVLTIIGQIEGHIQLPPQNKTTKYEHLLPQIIAIEQNPKIEGLILLLNTVGGDVEAGLALAEMIASLSKPTVSIVLGGGHSIGLPVALSADYSFIVPTATITIHPIRLTGLVIGVPQTFEYLDKMQERVLNFIVMHSEVGEHKLKDLMFAKGNLTRDIGTNVVGKDAVEYGLINEVGGVKEAMEKITELIQSEKKVEEK, from the coding sequence ATGAGTGAAAAAGAAAAGGAAAAAGAAAATTCAAATCCAGCAGTATCATCACCACTAATGGAAACAATTCAACAGCTTGGCCAAACTAATATTCCGCAAGCGCCTGACTCAAATGTACATGTGTTAACGATCATTGGACAAATAGAAGGACATATTCAATTACCACCACAAAATAAAACAACGAAATATGAGCATCTACTGCCACAAATTATTGCGATTGAACAAAATCCAAAAATTGAAGGATTAATTTTATTGCTTAATACTGTCGGAGGAGATGTAGAAGCAGGGCTTGCACTTGCTGAGATGATAGCTTCCTTATCGAAGCCAACTGTTTCCATTGTATTAGGTGGTGGTCATTCTATTGGATTACCAGTAGCACTATCGGCTGACTATTCTTTTATCGTTCCAACAGCTACGATTACTATTCATCCAATTCGTTTGACAGGATTAGTTATTGGTGTGCCACAAACTTTTGAATACTTGGATAAAATGCAAGAACGTGTGCTTAATTTTATTGTTATGCATTCTGAGGTAGGAGAGCATAAGCTTAAAGATTTAATGTTTGCAAAAGGAAATTTAACTCGAGATATAGGAACAAATGTAGTAGGAAAAGACGCTGTCGAATATGGATTAATAAATGAAGTAGGCGGAGTCAAAGAAGCAATGGAAAAAATAACAGAATTAATACAATCAGAGAAAAAGGTGGAAGAAAAATGA
- a CDS encoding YlzJ-like family protein, with amino-acid sequence MILYTPLSMEEIFPATDSSTTQLIQYEGKHCYAEPLEDGQYKLVQLLSTNPHDFLEVNYMPGRVITKDF; translated from the coding sequence ATGATTTTATATACCCCTTTATCCATGGAAGAGATTTTTCCAGCGACTGATTCATCAACAACCCAATTGATCCAATATGAAGGTAAGCATTGTTACGCAGAACCTCTAGAGGACGGGCAATATAAATTAGTTCAATTACTATCTACCAATCCACATGACTTTCTAGAGGTAAATTATATGCCAGGACGTGTAATAACAAAGGATTTTTAA
- a CDS encoding DNA translocase FtsK: protein MAKKKAKPKKNARKFLKLELIGLLFIFLAIFGSGASAISDGAFPSILENFFRFFIGIWYFVASIALLVIGIYLMVKRKYPLFFTKKLFGFYLAFLGVLLFTHIQVYEKLLYINPDISIFSETWENYFAYLDGEVSAKQIGGGIVGGLLFTITKALFSTIGAKIVSIFMVMVGFVFMTNYSLGELFSYFGKKIVQTTKKSKAFIQTKQKERATKKLEIQSLENEKQQEEQVIEPPIEDFVDVAYSFEHQQEEQNQQELSKEKDNEQQKIEEAEEVVIPPTTTVTENYDYELPTIDLLGKPAYNAQQYEKSHIQSTVKTLEKTFHSFGVKAKVTKVHVGPAVTKYEIYPEAGVKVSKIVSLHDDLALALAAQDIRIEAPIPGKSAVGIEVPNTEVAMVSLREILEATTANSSKLLFALGRDISGEAVVGELNKMPHLLIAGSTGSGKSVCINGIITSVLMRTKPHEVKLMMIDPKKVELNVYNGIPHLLTPVVTEPKKASQALKKVVAEMERRYELFSETGTRNMQGYNDYVHKHNEYSEEKISLLPFIVVIVDELADLMMVAAKDVEDSITRLAQMARAAGIHLIIATQRPSVDVITGVIKANIPSRIAFSVSSQIDSRTILDMGGAEKLLGRGDMLYIPVGASKPIRVQGAFLSDEEVQRVVQHCISQQEVDYVEEMIPENTTEVTEQVEDELYEDAVQMVVEMQTASVSLLQRRFRIGYTRAARLIDAMEDRGVVGPYEGSKPRSVLVSVTEEEQTPPNTN, encoded by the coding sequence ATGGCAAAAAAGAAAGCAAAGCCTAAGAAAAATGCACGGAAATTTTTAAAGCTTGAATTAATAGGACTATTATTTATCTTTTTAGCAATATTTGGAAGTGGCGCAAGTGCGATTAGTGATGGCGCTTTTCCAAGTATATTAGAGAACTTTTTTCGATTTTTCATTGGGATTTGGTATTTTGTAGCGTCTATAGCATTGCTTGTTATTGGAATTTACTTAATGGTAAAAAGGAAGTATCCGTTATTTTTTACGAAAAAATTATTTGGTTTTTATCTTGCTTTCTTAGGGGTTTTACTGTTCACACATATCCAAGTATATGAAAAGCTATTATACATAAATCCAGATATCTCTATTTTTTCAGAAACATGGGAGAATTATTTTGCTTACTTAGATGGAGAAGTAAGTGCAAAACAAATTGGTGGCGGAATAGTTGGTGGACTATTGTTCACCATTACAAAAGCTTTATTTTCTACCATTGGAGCAAAAATTGTTTCCATATTTATGGTCATGGTCGGATTCGTATTCATGACGAATTATTCTCTTGGAGAATTATTCTCGTATTTTGGTAAAAAAATAGTTCAGACAACGAAGAAAAGCAAAGCATTTATTCAAACGAAACAAAAAGAAAGAGCAACGAAGAAATTAGAAATACAATCATTGGAAAATGAAAAGCAACAAGAAGAACAAGTCATTGAACCACCAATTGAAGATTTTGTAGATGTGGCATACTCCTTTGAGCACCAACAAGAGGAACAAAATCAACAAGAATTATCCAAGGAGAAGGATAATGAACAACAAAAAATAGAAGAAGCTGAAGAAGTTGTTATTCCGCCAACTACGACAGTGACGGAAAACTATGATTATGAGCTTCCAACAATCGATTTACTTGGAAAACCGGCCTATAATGCGCAGCAATATGAAAAATCTCATATTCAATCAACCGTAAAAACACTAGAAAAAACATTTCATAGTTTTGGAGTAAAGGCTAAAGTTACTAAAGTGCATGTGGGTCCTGCTGTAACAAAATATGAGATTTATCCGGAAGCAGGTGTGAAAGTAAGCAAGATTGTGAGTTTACATGATGATCTGGCCTTAGCTTTAGCAGCACAGGATATTCGGATTGAAGCTCCAATCCCTGGAAAGTCTGCAGTTGGAATTGAAGTACCGAATACAGAAGTCGCCATGGTATCATTAAGAGAAATTTTAGAAGCAACAACAGCCAATTCTTCTAAACTACTATTTGCTTTAGGAAGAGATATTTCAGGTGAAGCAGTTGTAGGCGAATTAAATAAAATGCCTCACTTATTAATTGCAGGTTCTACAGGAAGCGGGAAAAGCGTTTGTATTAATGGAATTATTACGAGTGTATTGATGCGTACAAAGCCACATGAAGTTAAGTTAATGATGATTGACCCGAAAAAAGTAGAGTTAAATGTTTATAATGGAATTCCTCATTTATTAACACCTGTGGTGACTGAACCGAAGAAAGCTTCACAAGCATTGAAAAAAGTAGTTGCAGAAATGGAAAGAAGATACGAATTGTTCTCAGAAACGGGTACACGTAATATGCAAGGATATAATGATTATGTCCATAAGCATAATGAATATAGTGAAGAAAAAATTTCTTTATTACCTTTTATTGTAGTGATTGTTGATGAGCTTGCTGACTTAATGATGGTTGCTGCTAAAGATGTAGAAGATTCGATTACACGATTAGCTCAAATGGCTAGAGCAGCAGGAATTCATTTGATTATTGCAACACAGCGTCCTTCTGTGGATGTTATTACAGGAGTGATCAAAGCAAATATCCCGTCAAGAATTGCTTTTAGTGTATCTTCACAAATTGATTCACGTACCATTCTCGATATGGGTGGAGCGGAGAAACTACTTGGTAGAGGGGACATGCTCTATATTCCAGTAGGTGCATCCAAACCAATAAGGGTACAAGGGGCATTTCTATCAGATGAAGAAGTTCAACGTGTTGTTCAGCATTGTATTAGCCAGCAAGAAGTAGATTATGTCGAAGAAATGATTCCAGAAAATACTACCGAAGTAACAGAACAAGTGGAAGATGAGCTTTATGAAGATGCTGTCCAAATGGTAGTAGAGATGCAAACAGCAAGTGTTTCTTTACTACAACGTAGATTCCGAATTGGTTACACTCGAGCTGCCCGTTTAATTGATGCGATGGAGGATCGAGGGGTAGTTGGACCTTATGAAGGAAGTAAACCAAGATCTGTCTTAGTATCTGTTACGGAGGAAGAACAAACACCACCAAATACGAATTGA